The Desulfonispora thiosulfatigenes DSM 11270 genomic sequence ATTGTTTCAGTTAATACTGCCCCACTTAACATCATAGAAATTTGCATACCCATAACAGTAATAATCGGAACTAAGGCATTTTTTAAGGAGTGTTTGCCAATAACTATCCATTCAGAAAGTCCTTTCGCCCTTGCTGTTCTAATATAATCTTGTCTAACAACTTCAAGCATACTTGATCTGGTAATTCTAGCTAAATTTGCCATAGGTATCGTTGATAATGCTATACTTGGCAAAATTAAATGACTAATTACATCCCATAATCCATTAGCCATGCTTCCCATCCCAATTGCAGGTAATATTTGAAGTTTAGTTGAAAATATTAACACCATCATTAATCCTAACCAATATACAGGCAATGATACTCCAATTAATGCAAAAGTCATGCTAATATAATCAAAAATTGAATATTGCTTTACAGCTGAAATAATACCAATTGGAATAGCTACTATAATAGCTATAAATAAAGCTGCTACAGTTAATAAAATAGTATTTGGTAATGTATCTAAGATTAAATTTAATACGGGTTGATGATATGCTATCGAAGTTCCTAAATCACCCTGTAATAAATCCAGTAAAAATCTACCATACTGTACAAGCCAAGGATCATTTATACCTAATTTTAATTCAAGTGCTTTAATTGCTTCCGCTGTTGCTTGTGGCCCAAGCATAACTTCTGCAGGATTACCAGGTAAAACTCTAGTAATTATAAAAACAACCACTGAAACAGAAAATAAAACAGGTATTAATCCTATAATTCTTTTTAAAACATACTTAAACAAAAATCTCCCCCCTAACATTAGGTAGTACACTATCATAAAAAATATGTAGCCAAAGGCTACATATTTTTTATTGTTCTACCCATACATTTCTTTCTTGTGTTACTATTCTAACTTGATCGTCTGGGCAAATATTGTAATCATGAACTCTGCTTCTAACACCATTGATATTATCTTTATGGAAACCTTCTACATGTGGTACTTCTGCTACTGCCTTTTCAATTACTTCTTTATAAAGAGCTTTACGTTCAGCCTGATCTACAGTTTTTCCTTTTGCATCTTCAATTAACTTAGTTACCTCTTCATTATCAAAACCTTGTCCATTTCCTAAATATCCGATTTGATCTTTATGGAATAATTGATATAAGAAGAAATCAGGATCTGGATACCAAGTCCAAGCTAATAAATAAATAGGTGCTTCTCCTTTTGCTACCTTATTACTATATGAACCCCACTCTAGCTTTTCAATTTCAGCATCAATACCTACTTCTTTTAATTGAGTTTGCATTATTTGAGCCCATTTTACACGAAATGGTTTATTTGGAGTAACAATTGTAGTTTCAAATCCATTTTCATAACCAGCTTCTTTTAAGAGAGCTTTAGCCTTTTCAATATCAGGTTTTTGAATAGCTAATTTTTCTAAAGAAGCATCATAACCCCATGATTTACTTGGTAATGGAAGGTAAGCCCTAGTAGCTCCTCCAAATTGAAAAATGTTCTTTACTGCTGCATCTACATCTAAAGCATAGCTAATAGCCTTTCGTACACGTATGTCAGCAGTTGGTCCTTTTTTCATATCCATACCTGCAAAATATACGTTCATTCCTGGCATTGTTTGAATATTTATATTAGAATCAGCTTCTAATTTTTGTTTATCAGGTCCTGCTACTGCAACTGAAATATCAATATCACCACTAATTAAAGCATTTGACATCATTGCTTGATCAGGAATAAATTTAAATACTAATTTATCTAGATGAGGCTTTTTCGCCCAATACTTTTCATTTTTCACTAAAGTAACATTATCATCTTTAGCCCATGTACTAAAAATAAAAGGTCCTGTTCCTATAGGGTTTTGACCAAAATCATCCCCTAAACCTTCAACTTCTTCTTTAGGGATAATAGCATTACCTGGGTCAGTTAATCTTGCTAAGAAAGCAGCATTTGGAGATTTTAATACTAATTTAACAGTGTTTTCATCTACCACAATTGCTTCTTTTAAATCGCTTAAACGACCTAAAGCCGATTCATTAGCTGATCTTTCTAAACTGAACTTAACATCTTCTGGTGTAACTTTACGTTCTTTTACAAACTTACCTGGGTGGAAATATACATCATCTCTTAAAGTAAATGTATATTCTAACATATCCTCAGATACCTTCCAGCCATCTTTACCAATAGAACCTACTATACTTTGTTGATCATCGGTATATGTAACTAATGTGTCAAAAATAGAATTCATCACGCTAGATTCATAAGTACCTGTATATTGTGCAGGATCTAAAGTTTTTGGCACCTGATCTAAACCAACGGTTAAACTTCCTCCATCCATTGGTTCTAAGTTAGCGTCTTGTCCAGCATTATCATCTTTTTTACCGCAACCAGTAATCATGACTGCTAACATTAAGCATATAACTAATAAATAATTCAATGATTTGCGTTTCATTCATAAACCTCCTTCATTAATTTAATCTACTTAATTAAAAGTATAATGTAATAGTTACTATTAATCATTGTACATAGATTACTAATTGCAATCTTTTAATTTGTGCACCGTGTATAATGTGTATCCAATTTTATAGATTTAACAAATGTCTTATTTTTATCGCTATTGACAAACTAAGTTTAATCTCAGGTTCATCAATATCTAAGTTTAAGATTTGTCTAATTCTCTTTAATCGATAGTTTAAAGTGTTTCTATGCATAAATAAATTTTCCGCTGTTAAGAGCACATTCGCATTATACTTGTAATATTGTTCTAGTGTATGAACATAATCAGTGTTATTCTTTTGGTCATATTGTACCAACATCTCTAGATATTCCTTATAAAACTCATTTAAGCTATTATTATCCTGATTAGAAAACAATATACGATAAACTCCCATATCATCGAAATTATAGATTTTTCCGCTTCCTAAAACTTTTCTACCAATAGTTAAAGCTTGATTTGCTTCTTCATAACCCGTTGAAAAATTACCAATTTCTTTTACAGTTTTGCTGATACCTATTGATAAAGAAATATCTAAAAACTTTGTTTCTACATTCTTTTTAATTTTCTTAGCGATAAATAAACAATACTCTTTTACCTCCTTAGTATCGGCAAAATTAGTATCTAAAAATAATAGAAACCCATCTCCCCGTTCCGTAAGTATTGAGTTTTTAGTGTTCGCTAAAACAACCTTTTTGATCGTATTATATATTTCGCTTTTAAAATCTTCCATTTCATACATTTTGTCAATCTTTCTCTGGTTTAAGCTGTAATTATCAATATATACATTCATAATCACAAATTCTTTATTAATATCCCACCCAAAGTCATTTGCTCTTTTTACTAAACTATATCCTTCTACATATTTATTTACTAAAAGCTCATCAATAAAATCCCGCTGTAGTCTTATTTCTGTTTCAAAAATTGCCTTTTCCTTCATAATTTCTAAAGCTGCTACAGTTGCACTTCTTTCTAGGGCTATTACAGTAAAATCGTTAATACTATCTTCTTCATCTAATATAAGTACTACTCCATATTTTTTTCTTCCAGCTAAAATTGAAACTATCACTTGATTGCTTGAATCATCTTTAATAACAGAGATTCCTTCTTTTAAATACTCACCCATTAATTTTGTGTTTAATCTTTTTTCTCTTAAAAATAAATACACTTCTTTACTTTTTTCATCTGCACAAAAATCCAGCAAATCTCCCGCCTTATTTTCAATAAAAACTGGCTTATTAATTACTTCTGCCAAAATATTTGTTACGCCTTTTAAACCTCCGCCACTTAAAACCATTTTATTTAATCTTTGATGTAGTTCATCCCCTAAACGTAAAAGCCTAGTTTGCTCTTGTAAGATTAAGCTTAAAACATTATTAATTATATCCGAATAAATAACATTTCCTGGTAGTTCAATAATCGGAATGTTTAGCCTATCTGCTAATTTTAAGACCTCATCAGGTATATTATCTAGATAACGTCCTAGTTTAATAGCTAGAGCTGTTTCTTTTTTATTAGCTAAAAATTTCACAATGTTAAGCAATTTTGTTTCATCTTTTTGCATAGCAAATGTTGTGGTTAATAAAAAGGTGTTTTTTCTAATCCAATCTCCAAAATCCGGAACCTCAATTACATCAATATATTCTATTTTATTATTTAAACCATTTTCCCCCGCTACAACCTTAGCATTTTTTAATATATCTAAACTTAGAATTTCTTTTACAGTAACACGCATAAAAATCTCCCTTTTGTCTTAATATCTATCTCATCTCTGCTGTAATATACTTATATT encodes the following:
- a CDS encoding ABC transporter permease, with the translated sequence MFKYVLKRIIGLIPVLFSVSVVVFIITRVLPGNPAEVMLGPQATAEAIKALELKLGINDPWLVQYGRFLLDLLQGDLGTSIAYHQPVLNLILDTLPNTILLTVAALFIAIIVAIPIGIISAVKQYSIFDYISMTFALIGVSLPVYWLGLMMVLIFSTKLQILPAIGMGSMANGLWDVISHLILPSIALSTIPMANLARITRSSMLEVVRQDYIRTARAKGLSEWIVIGKHSLKNALVPIITVMGMQISMMLSGAVLTETIFAWPGMGRLIVDAIEKRDFIMVQGSVMFLALMFVIINLIVDLLYVWVNPRISYDNEGGN
- a CDS encoding ABC transporter substrate-binding protein, coding for MKRKSLNYLLVICLMLAVMITGCGKKDDNAGQDANLEPMDGGSLTVGLDQVPKTLDPAQYTGTYESSVMNSIFDTLVTYTDDQQSIVGSIGKDGWKVSEDMLEYTFTLRDDVYFHPGKFVKERKVTPEDVKFSLERSANESALGRLSDLKEAIVVDENTVKLVLKSPNAAFLARLTDPGNAIIPKEEVEGLGDDFGQNPIGTGPFIFSTWAKDDNVTLVKNEKYWAKKPHLDKLVFKFIPDQAMMSNALISGDIDISVAVAGPDKQKLEADSNINIQTMPGMNVYFAGMDMKKGPTADIRVRKAISYALDVDAAVKNIFQFGGATRAYLPLPSKSWGYDASLEKLAIQKPDIEKAKALLKEAGYENGFETTIVTPNKPFRVKWAQIMQTQLKEVGIDAEIEKLEWGSYSNKVAKGEAPIYLLAWTWYPDPDFFLYQLFHKDQIGYLGNGQGFDNEEVTKLIEDAKGKTVDQAERKALYKEVIEKAVAEVPHVEGFHKDNINGVRSRVHDYNICPDDQVRIVTQERNVWVEQ
- a CDS encoding PucR family transcriptional regulator; the protein is MRVTVKEILSLDILKNAKVVAGENGLNNKIEYIDVIEVPDFGDWIRKNTFLLTTTFAMQKDETKLLNIVKFLANKKETALAIKLGRYLDNIPDEVLKLADRLNIPIIELPGNVIYSDIINNVLSLILQEQTRLLRLGDELHQRLNKMVLSGGGLKGVTNILAEVINKPVFIENKAGDLLDFCADEKSKEVYLFLREKRLNTKLMGEYLKEGISVIKDDSSNQVIVSILAGRKKYGVVLILDEEDSINDFTVIALERSATVAALEIMKEKAIFETEIRLQRDFIDELLVNKYVEGYSLVKRANDFGWDINKEFVIMNVYIDNYSLNQRKIDKMYEMEDFKSEIYNTIKKVVLANTKNSILTERGDGFLLFLDTNFADTKEVKEYCLFIAKKIKKNVETKFLDISLSIGISKTVKEIGNFSTGYEEANQALTIGRKVLGSGKIYNFDDMGVYRILFSNQDNNSLNEFYKEYLEMLVQYDQKNNTDYVHTLEQYYKYNANVLLTAENLFMHRNTLNYRLKRIRQILNLDIDEPEIKLSLSIAIKIRHLLNL